Proteins from one Solenopsis invicta isolate M01_SB chromosome 11, UNIL_Sinv_3.0, whole genome shotgun sequence genomic window:
- the LOC105199357 gene encoding golgin subfamily A member 4 isoform X4, which translates to MSATQDEDERRKRSVEAGREILEKFKAQRSSKDKGGSMEQMEHSDDESLHNEKSMLHKESGVTEGVSSRDITHSSVSISEGEADADLEGLAGRVAELEELLHGKEAIVGALNAEIDLLRAETSSPNSSQSQNSSIHGRDIISQYHMKLQEFEKAVNMRDNLIEHLTSSLQQALSAKDTVTSQLNALNSMQLNNPVINNMNMQQKIDALETTMHEQEAVIRRLNAHLTDIRKHVQTLEMERETRNAEINDYKVQINNLNEQIRIGATEKNLNIDETLEQQRQYEARIDKIKQDMQHVLNKFTMVTNTNAVRHQQELKELTSKNEAEIINLKVKHEECMKALKEENKMLADRLNKELPDLESRHAKELSVFQMQLVHYKKTVEALKLELVNHTESQNAAQSEVQMYKIKLDKLRLEAEEERRMQFINFQKEKELLSEQIKLHKIQLEEMTSKHITSMSILESKESIERSLEQALANAATLKQENDALKFKLDDLSCRYSTAQSIIENSQMHERTSRLSEIERSLSRFDATTISTVSELGETMYKTIDEEILQHQLTKRKLDEKMELEKLLVEKVRVLEEDLTKANNEVEQVNIAKKTHSNVESDSTRRIEDQQREIESLKLLMEQKETENARYKKDLAELTEKMKKKETECKKLKDGLAHAWVQCAEYEERLNESLAISNSTKVNTSLNSTISKLLEENQSLDDNALDQSAASQKKVLEFNIVDTSMDNSYLKNNENLYKELQQILEGESSSDGIKLKLSRYYTLCEKIAAEKTQFSAENTTVEKEQDSENSLQKSVEKLWEEKKLLSQEIEDLVNQHKEKLESVKADSVKEINRLRSLLQNFKDGSASLNDLKTELEARHAKEMEELRTYFERKCLQMEKQYSEEIFSQQSKRISDNDSETEELTDDLYFGGAGDCLNVSNSRAATPSAIEESLKNKILDTESQARLETEYEGSIQALRQELEYKVNEIQNIKANYEKAIEEQKELYENQIRDLETKLEHVLIVSTVNQYCQTEWEALENGELSSLRDAYNRQLEEQIALARQDIVNTLQEQIQALLSVEADKEDNWPAELLELRDKFTCNAQKEIQELKKMHGVELARLKDEHNCIVTQMLEQHQKEIVNVKHTDDKGEISRVGVPSKNILEERNNLREACITLKNVIEQLENYFAVCEEEVNSTLIQEVLRKQLTEFAYNEENLNKSGNSILSETPHKNMPNQQIKRVHFAPQLSKITSIVNSDKTLQNLIDEDVNEILRKELKTCLRRLKSDSTQILNLSSSSDGEDKIASSSNESLLASKINEELSLKVNHAEALIISYQEEIEQLKLHILELQRKLISAENKKEVITEGYGESDLSRGDIVLQDFSQVQEKVRHALSNGGGDISYLLQLIEELYRQNDKQKDDARKEREDLQHQIDVADKQLRGTRRFLDEQASEREMERDEAAKQIRFLQEQLKERERDKERDMRISSESELSSERTSNNPELQTTDINAAVEALESQMREMSSLMSDTEAKRSEKENELKAAVDKIWILRDIITDLEQQLQVKTEKEESLQTQINQLETVLTAQTKHQQEIVQELDAIRSGSENRHLSEQINHLQEELSKHKLSSEHFNVNSSVLKQMKAELHEMQNQLDKRIREMESAHMCGSNLSLSQPSEDVSIREQIDATRCLTPDDPSSPPMLPLDQVLKLKDKMLKHARAEEVAFKRIKDLEMQLTTMKNQNEELLVEQEILHQTASEQLFQIEAMRGRLEEHKQSAPFAQKQATSRLELQLHEATTKYHSLEQTITDKEMELKELKTQLDRANQLLAEKETEMENFMQSENGALQKIERLKEQLKIVQEEKKMLQIKIGTQEHTQLELPQLIDTILADKNEEIDHLKEQLSKKEKQLNVFSSLALDDVQLRELTKQAEAKNSARTLSDILSIHSECEEYPEAIRATNATLATSHNVSSFKVPTSVSKNTLQTNSPNTLETPMLDIDKIDAQVPPLDLHSHTHSYSNGNVGHSGMELQRSGEDSKLSSPKNNDVSEDSQQVEELLNEKVKEIENLSNQLQVLQQELDLKSDLLNKFETELITLQKQYQNLQDEFKETVDNLVRDKNFYRGQYELAQASESKIKKDLEEVENILKLKTDEFEEYKDRMQVNERIITELNTENTKLKRELEIREKEKMKKSNSLLQNMTQELQNFKELILDKDIALETLQTRNIEIENENKQLYEFKTKVHAREREIAELQDEILRLTDGLNNRDQVIRKLEEMARRMSDVSGTSSPSSSSNKDQEIHHLQEFLKEKDKVIRQMSDDSKSLHRALETIQSKMKESGNIVELRRKLKEERRLNEELRDTVQKLQKELEDQRSQDDSDIEDMVQRELNLSARLDKQIMQVIKDDEVVDGVTENQHQKTNEVCKDNELLRRLKDDLEIERDIMRHQLAEYEDRILQLKADLTEEMKKVAKLDKELASERNVVKFLRGQIEEHRRMTEVGRVQDTGLIEFLQTKLKASLENEERLRNDLASMRQQQINLDSQLTSMRKLIEIENANKNLSSFAITQDVSKRTSENLEESREHNTELRENIKKLENEMSKYEKKLEIATEEQERLISSLALTNGLKEIVETDLRRTMEELKAREEDCNYLQKQLKMLTESKKQDQRNAELDEIKELRREINIAREIRLELETDINRAKQELKESSNRELKLARTVEALKERETELDTKLTVSKEKERKLKDLLENVKDVPANFMQKIKELSETIEKYAVEKSNLEDKIGKMRTHREMLSQRVKLLEGQLKKLKTTQASNQQMIPIERLQSFYGKYLRVESRRRALAYQKKYLLCVIGSYQYCEENTLCVLAQLTQDQRSYTRLPHNRKVRFKIAVFVIVSIHRMKWLIQRWRVGKRVGAEAIMGGTDQLIDLPPARRTASNHSPPVRERATNGGSSFSLGQYYQEVRNFQEALGSVMAESGTSHIISE; encoded by the exons ATGAGCGCGACGCAGGACGAGGACGAGCGTAGAAAACGCTCGGTGGAGGCTGGCAGAGAGATA TTGGAGAAGTTCAAGGCACAGCGATCAAGCAAGGACAAAGGTGGAAGTATGGAGCAAATGGAACATTCTGATGATGAATCGTTGCATAATGAGAAATCCATGCTGCACAAGGAATCTGGG GTAACAGAAGGTGTATCCTCAAGGGATATAACGCACAGCAGCGTTAGCATTAGCGAGGGAGAGGCTGATGCTGATCTGGAGGGACTTGCAGGACGAGTCGCAGAACTTGAAGAGTTATTGCATGGAAAAGAAGCTATAGTTGGGGCCTTAAATGCTGAGATTGATCTTTTACGGGCAGAGACATCCTCTCCAAACTCATCGCAGAGTCAGAACAGCAGTATACATGGAAGGGATATTATATCTCAGTATCACATGAAG ttGCAAGAGTTTGAAAAGGCAGTGAATATGCGCGATAATCTAATAGAACATTTAACATCATCATTGCAACAAGCATTATCTGCCAAGGATACTGTAACATCTCAGCTTAATGCTCTGAACTCTATGCAGTTGAACAATCCTGTGATAAACAATATGAACATGCAGCAAAAG attgaTGCTTTAGAAACGACAATGCACGAACAGGAAGCGGTAATTCGTCGATTAAACGCGCATTTAACAGACATTCGTAAGCACGTACAAACGTTAGAGATGGAAAGGGAAACGCGAAATGCAGAAATCAACGATTAcaaagtacaaataaataatttaaatgaacaaATTCGCATTGGTGCTacagaaaaaaatctaaatattgaTGAAACATTGGAGCAACAGAGACAATATGAGGCACGCATTGATAAAATCAAACAGGACATGCAGCATGTCTTGAACAAATTTACCATGGTAACAAACACCAATGCAGTACGCCATCAGCAAGAATTAAAA GAGTTAACTTCAAAAAATGAAgctgaaattataaatttaaaagtcaaGCATGAAGAATGCATGAAAGCATTGAAGGAGGAAAACAAAATGTTGGCCGATCGTCTCAACAAGGAATTGCCAGACTTAGAAAGCAGACATGCCAAAGAATTGTCCGTCTTTCAAATGCAGTTAGTCCACTATAAAAAAACTGTTGAAGCATTAAAGCTAGAATTGGTAAATCACACAGAATCGCAGAATGCCGCTCAATCAGAAGTTCAGatgtacaaaataaaacttgacaaATTAAGGCTTGAAGCAGAAGAAGAACGACGtatgcaatttataaatttccaaaaagaaaaggaattgtTGAGCGAGCAGATCAAACTGCACAAAATTCAGTTAGAGGAGATGACATCGAAGCATATTACGTCGATGAGCATCTTGGAGTCCAAAGAGAGCATCGAGCGATCGCTGGAGCAAGCTTTAGCGAATGCCGCTACGTTAAAGCAAGAAAATGATGCTTTAAAATTCAAACTGGACGATTTGTCGTGCAGATATTCTACGGCCCAGTCGATTATCGAAAACAGTCAAATGCATGAAAGAACGTCGAGACTGTCCGAAATAGAGAGATCCTTGTCACGATTCGACGCTACGACTATAAGCACAGTTAGTGAATTAGGAGAAACGATGTATAAGACTATAGACGAAGAAATTCTTCAACATCAACTAACAAAACGAAAACTCGATGAGAAGATGGAGTTGGAGAAGCTATTGGTCGAGAAGGTTCGCGTTCTTGAAGAAGATTTAACTAAAGCAAACAACGAAGTGGAACAAGTTAATATCGCGAAGAAGACACATAGCAATGTCGAGAGTGATTCAACTCGACGTATAGAGGACCAGCAGCGGGAAATAGAGAGTCTAAAGCTGCTAATGGAGCAGAAAGAAACGGAGAACGCTAGGTACAAAAAAGACTTAGCTGAATTGAcagaaaaaatgaagaagaaggaaacggagtgcaagaaaCTGAAGGATGGCTTGGCTCACGCTTGGGTACAGTGCGCCGAATATGAAGAAAGATTGAACGAAAGTCTGGCGATAAGTAATAGTACTAAAGTTAATACTTCATTAAACAGCACGATTTCTAAGCTCTTGGAAGAAAACCAGAGCTTGGATGATAATGCATTAGATCAAAGTGCAGCAAGTcagaaaaaagttttagaatttaatattgTCGATACATCAATGGATAACAGTTACCTAAAGAACAATGAGAACCTGTATAAGGAGttgcaacaaattttagaaGGCGAGTCGAGCTCGGACggaataaagttaaaattatctCGTTATTACACACTATGCGAGAAAATAGCTGCCGAGAAGACGCAATTTTCGGCGGAAAATACCACTGTGGAAAAGGAACAAGATAGTGAGAACTCGCTGCAAAAATCTGTGGAAAAATTATGGGAGGAGAAGAAATTGTTAAGCCAAGAAATCGAGGACTTGGTGAATCAACATAAGGAAAAACTGGAATCTGTTAAAGCGGATTCTGTCAAAGAAATCAACAGGTTGCGTTCGTTGCTGCAGAATTTCAAG GATGGTAGTGCAAGCCTGAACGATCTGAAAACCGAACTCGAAGCACGTCATGCCAAAGAAATGGAGGAATTGAGGACATACTTCGAACGGAAGTGCTTGCAGATGGAAAAACAGTATTCCGAAGAAATTTTCAGCCAACAATCAAAAAGGATTTCCGACAATGATAGCGAAACTGAGGAGTTAACAGACGATCTGTATTTTGGTGGTGCTGGAGATTGCTTGAACGTATCAAACTCTCGAGCGGCGACACCTAGTGCCATCGAAGAATCCCTGAAGAACAAGATTCTAGATACTGAAAGCCAAGCACGTCTCGAGACGGAATATGAGGGTAGCATCCAAGCGTTACGACAAGAATTGGAATACAAAGTGAATGAAATTCAGAATATTAAGGCTAATTACGAGAAAGCGATTGAAGAACAGAAAGAGTTATACGAGAATCAAATTCGCGATCTCGAAACGAAACTGGAGCATGTATTGATTGTATCCACTGTGaatcag TATTGTCAGACAGAATGGGAAGCATTGGAAAATGGTGAATTGTCGAGTCTGCGTGATGCATATAATCGTCAACTAGAAGAGCAGATTGCGCTAGCTAGACAGGACATAGTCAACACTCTTCAAGAACAAATTCAG GCACTATTATCCGTGGAAGCAGATAAAGAAGATAATTGGCCTGCTGAATTATTAGAACTGCGAGATAAATTTACATGCAATGCTCAGAAAGAAATccaggaattaaaaaaaatgcatggTGTTGAATTGGCTCGTCTGAAAGATGAACACAATTGTATTGTAACACAAATGCTTGAGCAACATCAAAAGGAAATTGTCAATGTTAAGCATACAGATGATAAAGGAGAAATTAGTCGTGTTGGAGTGCCATCAAAAAATATCTTAGAAGAGAG AAACAATTTACGGGAGGCATGTATAACCCttaagaatgtaattgaacAATTGGAAAACTACTTTGCTGTCTGTGAAGAAGAAGTTAACAGTACTCTGATTCAAGAAGTTCTGAGAAAACAATTGACAGAATTCGCttataatgaagaaaatttaaacAAGAGCGGCAACAGTATTTTATCTGAAACGCCACATAAAAATATGCCAAATCAACAGATCAAAAGAGTCCATTTTGCTCCGCAATTAAGTAAAATAACTTCCATTGTCAATAGCGATAAAACGTTACAGAATTTAATTGATGAAGATGTAAATGAAATATTGAGAAAAGAGCTAAAAACTTGCTTGAGACGTTTGAAGTCTGATAGTACACAAATTCTCAACCTTTCCTCCTCGTCTGATGGTGAGGACAAGATTGCATCATCGTCAAACGAAAGTCTTTTAGCAAGCAAAATTAATGAAGAGCTTTCTTTGAAAGTTAATCACGCTGAAGCCTTGATAATAAGCTACCAAGAAGAAATAgaacaattaaaattacatattttagaaTTGCAGCGTAAATTGATCAGCgcagaaaacaaaaaagaagTTATTACGGAAGGATATGGCGAAAGTGATCTTTCTAGGGGCGATATTGTACTACAAGATTTTTCGCAAGTACAAGAAAAAG ttaGACACGCATTATCTAATGGAGGCGGCGATATATCTTATTTACTGCAATTAATAGAAGAGCTGTACAGGCAAAATGACAAACAAAAGGACGAtgcaagaaaagagagagaagatttGCAACACCAG ATTGATGTAGCGGACAAGCAGTTACGAGGGACGCGTCGGTTTTTGGATGAGCAAGCGAGTGAGCGTGAGATGGAGCGAGACGAAGCTGCGAAGCAAATTCGTTTTTTGCAAGAACAACTCAAGGAACGCGAGCGCGACAAGGAAAGAGATATGCGTATTAGTTCTGAG TCTGAGCTATCATCTGAAAGAACTTCAAACAACCCTGAGCTTCAAACGACTGACATCAATGCAGCT GTGGAGGCTCTCGAATCTCAGATGAGAGAGATGTCGTCATTAATGTCCGACACCGAGGCAAAGAGGTCGGAGAAGGAAAATGAATTGAAGGCTGCAGTAGACAAGATATGGATCTTGCGAGATATCATTACCGATTTGGAGCAACAGCTACAAGTCAAGACTGAAAAAGAAGAGTCCTTGCAAACGCAAATTAATCAATTGGAAACAGTGTTAACCGCGCAGACAAAGCATCAGCAGGAGATAGTTCAAGAGCTAGACGCTATCAGATCTGGTAGTGAGAACAGACACCTGAGTGAGCAGATCAATCATTTACAA GAGGAATTGAGTAAGCACAAATTAAGTTCGGAGCACTTCAACGTCAATTCATCCGTTTTGAAGCAGATGAAAGCTGAACTGCATGAGATGCAGAATCAATTAGACAAGAGAATTCGAGAGATGGAATCTGCTCACATGTGTGGTTCCAATCTAAGTTTGAGTCAGCCGAGCGAGGACGTCTCGATCAGAGAGCAAATTGACGCGACGAGATGTTTGACTCCGGACGATCCATCATCGCCGCCGATGCTACCGCTGGATCAGGTACTCAAGCTGAAAGACAAAATGTTGAAGCACGCGCGTGCAGAGGAGGTGGCCTTTAAGAGAATCAAGGATCTGGAGATGCAGTTGACAACAATGAAAAATCAGAATGAGGAATTATTAGTGGAACAGGAGATCTTGCACCAGACAGCATCCGAGCAATTGTTCCAAATTGAAGCGATGCGCGGTCGTTTGGAGGAGCACAAACAGAGCGCACCTTTTGCTCAGAAACAAGCGACATCCCGTTTAGAGTTGCAGTTGCACGAAGCTACCACAAAATATCATTCCTTGGAACAAACTATTACTGACAAGGAAATGGAGTTGAAAGAATTGAAAACTCAGCTTGACAGGGCTAATCAGTTATTGGCAGAGAAAGAAACAGAAATGGAAAATTTTATGCAATCAGAAAATGGCGCGCTACAAAAGATCGAGCGACTGAAAGAACAATTGAAGATCGTTcaagaggaaaaaaagatgTTACAGATAAAAATTGGAACACAGGAACATACTCAACTGGAATTGCCGCAATTGATCGACACCATTCTGGCCGACAAAAACGAGGAGATCGATCATCTAAAAGAGCAACTCTCTAAAAAGGAGAAACAATTGAATGTCTTTTCGTCACTTGCTTTGGATGACGTGCAGTTGCGGGAGCTAACGAAGCAAGCGGAGGCCAAAAATAGCGCGCGAACATTAAGCGATATTCTCTCTATTCACTCGGAGTGCGAAGAATACCCTGAAGCTATTCGAGCGACTAATGCAACACTTGCGACATCACATAATGTCTCTAGCTTTAAAGTTCCTACGTCCGTATCGAAGAACACGTTACAGACAAACAGTCCTAACACTTTGGAAACACCAATGCTCGATATAGATAAGATAGACGCGCAAGTACCACCGTTGGATTTACATTCCCATACGCACAGTTACAGTAATGGTAATGTTGGTCACTCGGGAATGGAGTTGCAACGTTCTGGAGAGGATTCAAAATTATCATCTCCCAAAAACAACGATGTCAGCGAAGATTCTCAGCAAGTTGAGGAATTACTCAATGAAAAAGTGAAAGAGATCGAAAACTTGTCGAATCAGCTGCAAGTATTGCAACAAGAGCTGGACTTAAAGTCTGATCTTTTGAATAAATTCGAGACTGAGTTGATTACTTTGCAGAAACAGTATCAGAACTTGCAGGACGAATTTAAGGAGACTGTCGATAACTTGGTGCgagataaaaatttctatagaGGACAGTACGAACTAGCCCAAGCGTcggaaagtaaaataaaaaaggatcTCGAGGAAGTAGAGAATATCCTGAAACTGAAGACGGATGAGTTCGAAGAGTACAAAGATAGGATGCAGGTGAATGAGAGAATCATCACGGAGTTAAATACAGAAAATACAAAGTTAAAGAGAGAGCTCGAAATTAGAGAGaaggaaaagatgaaaaagagCAACTCCTTGCTGCAGAATATGACGCAAGAACTGCAAAACTTCAAGGAGCTTATTCTAGATAAAGATATCGCATTGGAAACTCTTCAGACGCGCAATATTGAGATTGAGAATGAGAACAAACAATTATACGAATTTAAGACAAAGGTTcacgcgcgcgagcgagagaTCGCCGAGTTGCAGGATGAGATCCTGCGGTTGACGGATGGTTTGAACAATCGGGATCAGGTCATCCGCAAATTGGAAGAAATGGCGAGGCGAATGAGCGATGTTTCAGGAACGTCTTCGCCATCATCTTCTAGCAACAAGGACCAAGAGATTCATCATTTGCAAGAGTTTCtaaaagagaaagataaagTGATCAGACAGATGAGCGATGATAGCAAGAGTCTGCATCGAGCATTAGAGACCATTCAAAGCAAGATGAAGGAATCGGGTAATATCGTGGAATTGAGAAGAAAATTGAAGGAAGAGCGCAGGCTGAACGAAGAGCTGAGAGATACAGTGCAGAAATTGCAAAAAGAATTAGAGGATCAACGTTCACAGGACGATAGCGATATCGAGGATATGGTCCAGCGAGAACTGAATCTTTCCGCTCGATTGGATAAGCAAATTATGCAAGTAATTAAGGATGACGAAGTCGTGGACGGAGTGACGGAGAATCAGCATCAAAAGACGAATGAGGTATGCAAGGACAACGAATTACTGAGAAGACTAAAGGATGATTTAGAAATTGAACGAGACATAATGAGACATCAGCTCGCCGAATATGAAGATCGTATCCTACAATTGAAGGCGGATTTAACAGAGGAGATGAAGAAAGTAGCGAAGCTGGACAAGGAACTTGCGTCAGAAAGGAACGTGGTGAAATTCCTGAGAGGACAGATAGAAGAACATCGTCGGATGACGGAAGTAGGTCGAGTACAGGACACTGGGTTAATCGAGTTCTTGCAGACAAAGTTGAAAGCCTCTCTGGAAAACGAGGAAAGACTTCGTAATGATCTAGCGTCGATGAGACAACAGCAGATTAATCTTGATTCGCAGTTAACGTCTATGAGGAAGTTGATAGAAATTGAAAACGCcaataaaaatttgtcgagTTTTGCTATTACACAAGATGTATCAAAGAG AACGAGCGAAAATCTCGAAGAAAGTCGTGAGCACAATACGGAACTACGAGAGAATATAAAGAAATTGGAGAACGAGATGAGTAAATACGAGAAGAAATTAGAGATTGCAACGGAGGAACAAGAAAGACTAATCAGCAGTCTGGCATTAACCAACGGTCTAAAAGAAATTGTAGAGACGGATCTGCGGAGAACTATGGAAGAGTTGAAAGCGCGAGAAGAGGACtgtaattatttgcaaaaacagCTGAAGATGTTGACCGAAAGCAAGAAACAAGATCAACGAAACGCTGAACTGGACGAGATCAAAGAATTGCGTAGGGAAATCAACATTGCCCGGGAAATTAGGTTGGAGCTAGAGACCGATATAAATCGTGCAAAACAAGAACTGAAGGAATCCTCAAATCGGGAATTGAAGCTTGCGCGCACCGTAGAGGCTTTGAAAGAACGAGAGACGGAGCTCGATACAAAATTAACAgtttcaaaagaaaaagaaaggaaactTAAGGATCTACTTGAGAATGTCAAGGACGTCCCCGCGAATTTCATGCAGAAAATTAAGGAGCTAAGTGAGACAATTGAGAAATACGCTGTCGAGAAAAGTAATCTCGAGGATAAAATTGGCAAGATGAGAACACATAGAGAAATGTTGTCGCAACGTGTAAAGTTGCTCGAGGGACAGCTGAAGAAATTGAAAACTACACAGGCTTCGAACCAACAAATGATTCCTATCGAGAGG TTACAAAGCTTCTACGGCAAATATCTACGAGTGGAGAGTAGACGGAGAGCATTGGCCTATCAGAAGAAGTACCTGCTCTGCGTCATCGGCAGCTATCAGTATTGCGAAGAGAACACGCTATGCGTGCTCGCGCAGTTAACTCAAGATCAGCGCTCTTACACGCGATTGCCTCACAACAGGAAGGTGCGTTTCAAAATTGCCGTGTTCGTGATAGTCAGTATACATAGGATGAAATGGTTGATTCAACGCTGGCGAGTGGGGAAACGCGTGGGTGCTGAGGCTATCATGGGTGGTACCGATCAATTAATTGATTTACCGCCTGCCCGGAGAACTGCATCGAATCATTCTCCACCCGTGAGAGAAAGAGCGACAAA tggAGGTAGCAGTTTTTCGCTCGGGCAGTATTACCAAGAAGTAAGAAATTTCCAAGAAGCACTCGGCTCAGTTATGGCAGAGTCTGGTACTAGTCATATTATCTCAGAATaa